atgctttgttttccctcttctcAGACGCGTACACTGATGACGACCTCATGCTCTACTGGAAGAAGGGCAATGAGTCCCTGAACACAGATGACCGCATTTCTCTGTCCCAGTTCCTCATCCAGAAGTTCCACACCACCACTAAGCTAGCCTTCTATAGCAGCACAGGTGACCGGCAAGCTGTGCAATACCAGGCAGAACTGGTATCTAACGCGCTTCGTGCTGAGAACTCTGCAGAGATAAGGAGTTCCTAACTTTCCTTGTTCTTCACAGGCTGGTACAATCGTCTCTACATCCATTTCACCTTGCGACGGCACATCTTCTTCTTCCTACTTCAGACCTATTTTCCAGCAACGCTGATGGTAATGCTGTCCTGGGTGTCCTTCTGGATCGATCGCAGAGCTGTACCTGCCAGGGTACCTTTGGGTAAGATGTTCCTGAGCACACCATAACATCCAATAGGAAAGATTCAAATGCTACATATTGGGAAAGCTGAATGTTGTAGCGTGTAGTGTGATGAGAAAATATTCTACACTTCAAGCAAAAAGAGAGTCAGGGAATCCAGGCATATGGACTACAAACACCTGCTGGACAACAGTCAACTTCAGTAGCTGGAGCAGATAAATGTGAGGTAAAAAAGGGTAGTTACATTACAATCCTCTAAAGCTCAACTACAATATTGACAAGCAGGGCAGACATCAACATCTGACGATGGTACTGACCATACTCCACAGGAATGTAACTGACTATGAATATATTGAGCTACTTGTACAGAACAAATGAAACACTCAAAAAAGATATGAAGCCCCTTTGAATTGCAAGcacagtgtttttgtgtgggcaCAGTTAACCTATTTTTAGAAAAAACAAACCTGAGGAAAACATGTGCAACTCAAATTGAACGTGTAGGCTGTTGCATGGCGCAGCAAATTAAAATCCATGCCAGAGCTCCAGAGGCATATTTAGTTCTTAGTTCTGCTATGGCTATGCTCAGACCACTGAACATCCCTTTTGTTCACCTAAATGTGTCTACAAGATACACAGACcaacaaaaaagggaaaaaaagacatgctTTTAGACTAGACTAGAATTCCAGACTATTTTTAGTGCATCCTACCTGAGGGGGAAAGTGGTCCCCTAGACCCGAGAGCATAGAGATTGCAAATATTCAGGGTTGTTGTTATGTAAAGCAAATCTTGATTATATTAGCTGGTATATTTAGTGTTGAAATCcacaaaaaacattcaaatctacCTCTGGTTAAAACCCTCCCCACTTCCCTTAGGTGACCACCCATTTCTTTTTACATCcaaagaagtgaagaaaggaGTGCTGCATGACATTCAAACATCAAAGCTGTGTTTATGTTCCCCCAGTTCCCAAATAATGTGTGCTTCTTCTCTTAGGAATAACGACCGTTTTAACCATGTCCACCATCATCACTGGTGTCAATGCCTCCATGCCACGAGTGTCCTACATCAAAGCAGTGGATATTTACCTGTGGGTCAGCTTTGtatttgtcttcctctctgtgatTGAGTATGCAGCTGTGAATTACCTATCCACAGTGCAAGaacgaagagagagaaaactcagAGATCGGGTGAGATTTCACAGTGTTTATTTAATACAGTGCCATCTTACTTTTCATCCCCCTTGTTAGTTCACATGAACAAAATTACAGAAATTGTACATAACTGCAGTTATTTTGACATGTAATATGCACTTATGGAGCACTTTTTTGTATCCATATGCAGCTGCCCTGTACGTGTGGCATAGCAAATCCGGACGACATGATGATGAACCCGAGCTACAGCGATGTAGACCCACAGAACAACATGGGGAACTACGGGATGCCCGAGAACGGAGGACGCCAGGAGAGGATTTTAGCCCAGTTCACTATGGGGGACAATCAGACGACGAGCCAGGTGAAGAGTTCCAGGACCTACGTTAACATCTGGATCGACACTCACGCCATAGACAAGTACTCGAGGGTGGTCTTTCCAGGTGCCTACACCCTCTTCAACATCGTCTACTGGTCCATCTACTGCTAAAGATGCGTTCGAACAGGGAAGGGAAGGACCCTTGCCCTGTGCAAATATGCTTTGGAGAAATGATGTGATTTTGAACAACACTGTGTCCTTCAAGAGAAAGGGGAAGTCTTTTTTTGTCatcctttttttgtctctccagAACATTGGATACTTTTGAAAGACTTTAAGCGTTACGTCCAGCTGAAGATGAATACTGCTATACATTGCCTTCTTTATTCCGTTCAAAAGAAGGCATTTACAAAGGTACTATTCTATTCTTCAAAGATTACAAACCTTCTTGAACAGTATTTTTTCTGTACTTTTTTTGTCTCAAATCGAGGAGTACCATTTTGTACATATAGAATGTCAGAAGAAATTAATGACCTGGGTCCATGTATAATGCTTGCAAAACGACAGctcaggtttaaaaaaaatctgtagTGTCATTTGTACATGGCGCACTTTGTAAACCTGAAATGGCTTCATGTAAGGTGCCACTAACAGAGGTGCCACTGTGATGAGGACATTCATTTGTTGAATGTTGAAGCAGGATAGAATGCATGACAAAAAGGCTCTGTTCTGTAAACCACTTAAAGATAGTCAGTACATTAATTCTGATGAAACTACATAGACATTTAATGTTTCAGTTTAGTAACATAAATTAATTGTCTTAAAAATATAATAGTTCGCAACGTGTACATGTATTTTTATGCACAAACGACTAAATCAACTGAGATGGGTTTTCACAAAATTATGCAGTTACCCAGAAAATACTACTGATATGAACTGTGGAACCTTGAGACCTCAGTAGTGTACAGTGGTCATGGAGAGACAATTAACCATACAAAAACATGGTTAGCATTCTTAACACTTGAAAAGCTTTTTATGCAGAGTAGAAATAGTCAATAAATATAGTTTTCTGAAAGCTGTTGTGATGTTTTgatgtgatgaaaaaccaaatgTAATTATGCCTTCAAGATGCTTCCATGGCCTTTGTCATCATTTAAGATCTTAAGATTAAGATTTTCATAAATTAAGATTTTATAACACAGCATTAGAGGATGTATGTGTGGACAGAACAAATATCTGCAACAACAGTTGCTGAATTCTCGGTGAGATGTGAAACCTCGGACATACACGAAGTTGGTCAGAGATGAAGAAGTACCTCACGAACATGTGGGCTGACTTGGGCTGACGCGAGTGCTCAGTCCTCACTCCTGCTTCAGTTTGGCCTGGGTGAACTCCTCCTTCACCCTCTGCAGCACGTCTGGCCTGAAGAGGACGTCTACAGCAGTCATGGCCAGAGCGTTGGCTGTGCGAAGAGCGTACAATTGGGCCTTCTCTGCACCTGAGTCATTTCGGGTAGTACATTATTTCCTTGTCAGAACCTTGCAGAGATCAAAATTCATATTTTCTACTCtgctttgttattttattatgaTGCTAACAGCTGTTATGATGCTAAACCTTTGGCACGTTAAATGCCTGGCCAAATACCTCCCTAAAATAACATTACTTAACTAAGCAACTCCATTTCCACgtaaatagaataaaaaatggtgaatatataaatgttacatttccAGGTCAGTCTGCATACAAATACTCTTGCCATTACATCATGAGACAAAGTGATTCCATTTTGTGGCTGTCTTACCGGCAGCTTCTGTGTACTGTGCAGTGTGATTTAGAGCCTGAGATCCAATGTAAAAGAAGGGGTGTATTCCAGGGACCACAAAAGACACATTTCCAAAGTCGGTGGACCCTATAACAAATGTTAACATATTTTAGAAAATTGCAATGCTACTGAAATACTTTAAGTATTCCATAATTCCACTTGATATTACAGGCAGGGACATGGAAAGATAAAAAGTAACAATGTTGTGTCTATTCTATGTAGATAAAATACTTGAATATGTTGTAATTACTAATCTGTAAACAAGTGTGTATAAATCGTGTGTATTGCCCCATCTATATAGTTGTAACTAAATGTACAATACATGTGCACATAAAACACAGTTTTGATTCTTTTAATACAGtacaccaggggttttcaaccgggggtccgtggccccctggtggtccgcgacggcattgcagggggtccgcgacatgagcctatgttgatcagttcaccattgaatttttttatttttataaattcgctttgatatttcaacacatttccagattactcttgaataccctgataactgcacatatttaagtgttataggcagaatatctgtgcagggggagggggcgtggcggcggctagcgatgcaccctgataatttcacatatttaagtgctataggcagaatatctgtgcggggggagggggcgtggcagcggcggttacaaacacgtgCGCGCATGCAGGCACATAAGTGGGCCgcgaattactttctagtcagaatagtggtccctgggacaaaaccagttgaaaccCCCTGCAGTACACCAATACTAGAAAATATTTTGAGATTTTTACCAACAAAATGGTTTGGGACTTCTTTAAATTCCATTCCAAGCGCCTTCCCATTTTCTTTATAGAGGTTCTCCAGTGTAGTGTTTCGAAGAATATTTGAATATGAATGATTAGGGTAAGTTATTTccacctgaaaaaaaaagattataaaGCAGATATTAAGAGGTATGCAGTTGAACATTTCAGTGAATGCTGTCTTGCTAAATATA
Above is a window of Clupea harengus chromosome 14, Ch_v2.0.2, whole genome shotgun sequence DNA encoding:
- the LOC105896159 gene encoding gamma-aminobutyric acid receptor subunit rho-1, which codes for MQMEAVLVLFCACLLGVTARQRSHRLENYRQSRLRRETPKREGVPHKTGSPIFRRSPDMTKTPVTKSEQLLRIDDHDFSMRPAFGGPPIPVGVDVQVESLDTISEVDMDFTMTLYLRHYWKDERLSFPSTNNQSLTFDSRLVKKIWVPDMFFVHSKRSFIHDTTTDNVMLRVSPDGNVLYSLRVTVTSMCNMDLSRFPLDTQTCSLEIESYAYTDDDLMLYWKKGNESLNTDDRISLSQFLIQKFHTTTKLAFYSSTGWYNRLYIHFTLRRHIFFFLLQTYFPATLMVMLSWVSFWIDRRAVPARVPLGITTVLTMSTIITGVNASMPRVSYIKAVDIYLWVSFVFVFLSVIEYAAVNYLSTVQERRERKLRDRLPCTCGIANPDDMMMNPSYSDVDPQNNMGNYGMPENGGRQERILAQFTMGDNQTTSQVKSSRTYVNIWIDTHAIDKYSRVVFPGAYTLFNIVYWSIYC